The Chlorocebus sabaeus isolate Y175 chromosome 20, mChlSab1.0.hap1, whole genome shotgun sequence genomic sequence CACAAATTCACCACCTCACTTTCTATCCATTACCTGTTTTCTTTCCATAGCACACATTCCTGTCTAAAATTATCTATGTGATCTTAAGTGTTCTTACTTTTTAGTGGTGTCTTACCTGTTTCCCCACTGGAATGTCAACTCCCCGAGGCCAGAAATTCCTCAGTGTTTGTTACCATTGCAGCAAGGAGCACTACCTGGGAAATATTGTCACTATTCGTGTAGTAAATAGGACTGGGAGGAAGGATGCGTGGATACGCTCCCTGCCACCTGTGCTCTAAGCATGCCATCATGGGGCACAGGTGATGGCTTCATTACACAGCCAAGATTATCCTGTATCAAGGGGAGAGGACAGGAGGCAGCCCTGAGGGGACAATAGGACTCAGCCCCGACTGTGTCATCCACTGCTCTCCTGGAGCCAGGGTCACCTGTGTGGCTCCTTCTGCATAAGGCAGGTATAGCTGCATTGGTCTGTGCACCTTTACAGACCAATTCAGAGGAAAACCCTGAATTATAAAAATACCAAGAAGGGGGAAGTCAGACTTCTCTGGCAGCCACAGCAACTTCTGTCCATTCCAGGTGCGGAGCGGAGGCAGCCCCGGGTTGTAACCATGCCGGTTGTAATGGTCGTCATAGGTGCTGATCAGGTAGCGATGTGGGGGTTCCTGGTGGTGGGTGATCAGGTGTTTGTAGGGGAGCCCCTGGAAGGACAGACACAGTGGGCTCATTACTGATAGGAGCAAGGCATCCGCCTGGCCATGGTGGAGACAGGAGCTGCCACATGTAGGGGTCTTTGGTGCTAATGGAGACAGTGGACATCCATGGGCTGGCAAAAGGTCTTCAGAAACACACTTGTTTATCCCACTCTGAGGCATCCCACTTTCAAACACATCCCAGCTAGCTGCAGTCAGTTCTCTGTATGGCCAGTCCCATGCCAAGTCAATTCATTCCTAGAATGAGCTACGTTGGCACATTAAAATTAAAGCCAGGACATTCTACTGAATGGGAAGAGTCAGTACCACCTCACTTGTGATCTCAAATTGCAGCCTGATTTGTCTCAAGTCTCACGCATCTAAGCCTGTTCCTAAGGGCAAGGAAAAGATGGCGAAAGCCAGCCTGACGTGTGTGCCTTATATTTCAGTCTGTTACTGTGGGAAGAATCAGAGAACACCCTATAAATTATCTTCTCCTGCACACGATTTACTGCTCGCTCAGTTGGAAACTAGGGGAGTGATTTCTTTGGTGAGGAGTAATTTACAGGGAGAAGAAAGCCATGTTCTCCTTACTCTGGGATGTCTGCCTGATTCAGTGCTTTTCCTAAGAAAATCCTCTTGGGCCCAGAAGGGAATCCTGGGGAACTGCACTGATTTACAAGGGGGGATAATGTTGATTTCCATGCTTGTCCTCTTGTCTGGAGCAGACAGGGAGGCCTGTGTCTGCTATGGTCTGGAAATGCCAGCTGCACCCAATATTTCAAGTGGTGGTCCCATAAATAAGTCAGATCACAATGCCAGAGGAAGACAAGGGGGGTGGGCACAGACATTAAGCAGGATTCCCAAGATCCACATCGCCAGGTACCCCATAGTGTATTTCCAGCGCCGAAGTGACTTGGAGGGTTTCCCATCAACAGAGGGAAGTGCAGAAGCAGCCTCGTGGCTTGGGAGGGAGAGACGTCAGGAGGAATTTTCTCGCAGtttctcttgatttggggtgTGGTCCTGCTGTCTTTATTGGGAGCCTGGGATTTTTCCTTATTTGGGAAAGTGACAGACACAGAGACAACTACCTTTGAAAGAAGAGCTTGTTACTTACAGTTCTCAAGAGGAAGAGTACGCCATGCCCTGCAGGGCCACATAAGGAAGCACCAGTGTTGGTCATTGGTGGGGAGGTGGAAGGAACGAGCGGGGAGCAGGGCCCAGAGCCTTTACTGTGGTTTCCATGGGAACCATCGGGTGAGGCAAGTTTAGGGTGGACAAGTTTAGGACTGGATGTGTGAATAGTTTGTGGGCTCTGGGCCCTAGAGGTGGTCTCTACTGTCCACTACTTAGCCCTGGGGTGATTTAAGGCAGAGGAAACATTGGCTTGGTGTGTGAGAATCAGATAAAGGAGGCGGTTGGGGATATGAGCTTTGGAATCGTTTTTTACTAAGAAGGAAGAGCAAGTAGGAGTGGAGAGTGGGAGATGGAGAAGGAAGCTGTCCTAGGAGAAGGAGAGCATCATGAAGGAAACAGAAGAGCTGACAGAGTTGAAGCAGCCGTGTGGTAGCAGGGTTATGTTCAGAGCCCCATCCCACAAGCAGGCAATTTGAACAGaaacattagaaataaatattcaggactgggcacagtggctcatgcctgtaatcccagcactttgggaggccaaagtggacagatcacttgagaccaggagttcaggaccagcctgaccaacatagcaaaaccctgtctctactaaaaatacaaaaaaaaaaaattagctgggtgtgatggcacacacctgtaatcccagctactcgggaggctgaggcaggagaattgttccaacccaggaggccgaggttgcagtgagccaagatcgcaccactgcactctagcctgggtgacagagcgagactctgtctcaaaataaagaaaagaaaaggagaggagaggagaggagaggagaggagaggagaggagaggagagggaggagaggaggggaggggagaggaggggagggaaggggagaagagaagaaaggaaaggaaaagaaaagaagaaatgaatattcAATTGTCTGTTCTTTTGGAGAGGACAGTGCggggtgtgggtggggtggggggctttTAACCAGATTGTTTGTTAAACTCTTGGTCAGAGCTTGTAATGGGTCCAAAGGTCTTTCAGAAAAGCTATCTAAATGCTCTATAATGTACTGAGAACTAGGGTCAGTATCTCACACACACGGATGGTTGGAGACTGAGAGCCCCCTTCGAACTGTGACTTGTTTGTGTTAAAATTCACTTGTGTCTTTGGTGCCCACTACCGGTGAAGCTCAGCAGCCCCAGAGCATCAGCTTGCTTGGGGATGTCAGCGTGGTCTGAGGATGAGGGAGTGGTCTGGGGTTGCCAGCACAGAGCTGAAAATCTGTTGCTGCTCATCCTAACGTGGATCCCTAAATGCAGTATGCAAATAGGCGACTCTGGCAGACGACGAATGGAATCTGAGGACATTCTTTGCCTGAGTTGCAGAGCAGCAATTTGCTTCATCCCTTACCATTAAGCCACACAGCTTTGAAAAAGACACTTGACACCTCCGGCCGCTGAGTTCAATAATCTCTTGGGTCCCTCCAAACACTAAAATGCCCCAATTCCAAAAGATGTCCACGACCTTATTCCGTGCCTCTCTGCTGCCACCCTGAGTTGAAGCAGGTGTAGTAGGGTCAGGTAGGGTGGGAGCGGGGAGACAGAAATCACTTATGAGAGTAGCAGGCTGGCAAAAGAAACAACTCAAGGGAACTCCCAGAGTGTGGTGGGGACAGACCACAGCTGCGCACCCAGTGGGTGAGCACCTACAAGCTCGCTCTCCCCAGGCTGTGCCGGCAGGAGCTGCCCACAGGGGTTACTGTAGGAGACCGCTTTCCCTGCTGTTCCTGGAAGCGCCAGGATCTCTGAGCCTCTGGCACACCAAGTTAATAACTGTCTCCTAGATACTCACCAGGGGGATTGCTAAAGGTAATAATAGTCTCAAATGCCCCTCCTTGGGTGTGGGGGGCATGTTCTGAGGTTGCAATGCCCTGCTTTCTGCTTCCAACCCCTGGAACACCATGATTCCCACAGACAAGTGCCCAGTCAATACAACGTGTGAATGGTGCTTGACTTTTCATACAAAAGAACAGGAAGCTGGAACACGGATAATACACAACACTGTTTGTCCAAATATATCACTGCTAGCTGCTTTTGTGGTGCCTTATGTGATTCCCGACTATATGCATCATTTacctttttgttgctgtttctcACATTCTTTGCCCATATTCTGTTGGAAGAGTGTGAGCCAGGTGCTGGCATATAGGTTGGAGGGAATGCTAGCAGTTTGAGATTAAACAGATCATCAGCCCACACAGGTAATTATGGGTTAGTGCTATCTGCAGCCCCTGGGCTGGGAGGGTATTAATGAAACTACTCCTGTTTTCCCCAAGAGGATAATAAACCTATAAGAACCTGGCTGGTGTACCCGGAGCTATGGGTGGGGTCCAGGCCTGAGTGTCCCAGCCGCCACTCCCTCTTACCTCAACTTTCCTTTTCCCGTACCACCTGGAGATCTGGTCCGGTCTGTGGTCTGGGAAAGGGATGTATTCTTTTCCATAAATGGATTGGGGTGTCTTGTCAGTGTCTCTGGTGAACTGGAAAAGACCAAATATTCAGGAAAGCCTCTGAGATGCCACTTCTCAAACTTCTGCTGGGTCCCCTTACCTCCTGGGCCATCAGAAGATGGGTCGGGAAAAGGTAAATACAAACCCCAGGACATCCTGCCCAACACAGGAAAAGAGCTTGCTCGGGGACAGGGAGCCTGCCATGCATCACCCCTGGGAAGAACTTTCATTGGCTCCCCTGGCCACCTTCTCATCGTCCGCACCGGTGTCCTTTCTCATCTCTCTCCCTGCTCTTATCTCCTTTttgcctcctccttttttttttttttttttttttttggacacggagtctcgctctgtcaccaggctggagtgcactggcgcaatctcggctcactgcaacctccgtctcccgggttcaagcgattctcctctctcagccttagagtagctgggattacagacatgcatctctgtgcccagctaatttttgtattttcagcagagacagggttttgccatgttggccaggacagtctcgatctctcaaccttgtgatctgcccgcctcggcctcccaaagtgctaggattacaggtatgagccactgtgcccagtcctccctttctttctcttctttgttccTCACTCTTTCCAActctctcactttttaaattacattttgttcTCTAATTAGTTTTCTTAACATTTAGCATGGTAAAATATATTCGACATAAAATTcatttaccattttagccattttcaaCTCTACAGTTCAGTGACATTCACGCTGTTGTGCAGCtttcaccaccatccatctctagaactctacttaccttgcaaaactgaaactccgtGACCGTTAAGCACCAACTCTCCATTCTcctctccctgcagcccctggcaaccatcattctactttctctgCATGACCTTGCCTGTTACAGGCACCCtatgtaagtagaatcatacaatgtttgtccttttgtgtcttagctcacttagtataatgtcttcaAAATTCATCCATTTGATAGCACGTGTCAgaatcttcttcctttttaaggtctgattatattccatggtatacttacacattttgtttatcctttcatccatccGTGGGCACTTGGGTTGCATCCACCTTATGGCTACTGTGAACAGTTACTATTAATGTGAATGTACAAATATCTTGTTGAGTCCCTGCGTTCGATTCTTTTGGGCATACAACCAGAAGCGTAATTGccggatcatatggtaattctatgtctAATTTTTTGGGGGaactgccatattgttttccatagtggcagTATCATTTAGGGTCCAAGGGTTCCCatttcttcatatcctcaccaacacttgttattttctgttttttgatacTAGCCGTATTAAAgggtgaagtggtatctcattgtagttttgatttggaCTTCCCTCATAATCAGTGAGGTTGACtatgtttatgtgtttattggccatttgtacatcttctttggagaaatatctattcagctcctttgtcattttttaatcaggttgctTGTCTTTGGTTATTGTTGCGTTATAGAAGTCCTTTACATAGTCCggatattagccccttatcagatatgtgatttgcaaatattctctcccactCCACTGGTTatcatttactctgttgatagtgtcctttgaggCACAAAGTCTTTCGTTTTGATGAcgtccaatttattatttttttcttgtgttgcttgtgcttttggtgtcatatcaagAAATTCTTGCTAAAGCCAGTGTCATGAgacttttcccctatgttttcttcttttttatttaatttaaaaaagagagagatgggctcttgctatgttgcccaggctggtcttgaactccttgcctcaagcagtcctcccgcctcagcctctcaaagtgctgggattacaggcatgagtcatcacacccagtcccctgtgttttcttctaagagttttgtagttttaggtcttatccaagtctttgatccactttgagttcAGTTTTGTATATGGAATTAGGGAAGGAcctaactttatatttttacagaTATCCACTTTACcgaacaccatttgttgaagaaattgtCCTTTCCCCCACTGAACAGTTTTAGCATCCTCATCAAGAGTCGTCTGATCATATATACAAATGTTTGTTTGTAGGCTTTCTCTTTTGTTCTATAGGTCTATGTATCTGTCTGTATGCCGGTATCACACTGTCTTCATTACTGTGGcttttagtaagttttgaaacCAAGAAATGTGAgtcttccaattttgttctttttttcaagactattttggctatttggagtctcttgagattttatatgaattttaggatggattTTATGTCTGcaaaaactttactgaagtttcgATAgcgattgcattgaatctgtagatagctTTGTGTAGTattgatatcttaacaatatGAAGTCTTCCATCCATGAACACAGGGtgtcattccatttatttatgtcctctttatttttttcagcagtgttttgtagtgttCAACGTATATAAgcctttcatctccttggttaagcCTACTCTtaagtattgtatttttttatgttactgtaaatagaattgttttcttaatttccttttcagagttCACTGTTAGTGTTTACAAACACAATCAACTTTTGCGTACTTTGCTTAACtcgtttattagttctaacagtttgtgtgtgggtgcatgtgtgtgtttccaaTATATAAAATCATTAGGGGTTtcctatatataaaatcatgccatctgcaaaaggagagataattttactttttcctttccaatttggaagctgttcttttactttcctaatttttctggctagaacttccagtacaatgttgaataaaagtggcaaaagctggcatctttgtcttattcctaatcttaaaggaaaagctttcaatcTTTCACCATCGagtattatgttagctgtgggtttttgttATCATGTTGAGGCAGTTTCCTTCTATGTGTAGTTTGtcgaatgctttttttttttaataaaaagaagtttaattttgcccaatgctttttctacattatGATGATCAGgtagttttttttccttcattctagcatattgattaatttttgtatattaaacctttttttttttttttttttttttttaagacacaattggccaggctgaagtgcagtggtgagatcttggctcactgagacctccacctcccaggttcaagtcattttcaagctgggactacaggcacgtgccaccatacccagataatttttgtattttttgtagagacaaggtttcatcatgttggcctggctggtctcaaactcatgacctcaactgatctgcctgcctcggcttcccaaagtgttgggactataggcatgagccactgtgcccatccctgaaccattcttgcattccaggaatgaatctcacttggtcatggtgtatataacccttttaatataatattgaatTGGGGTTTCTACTATTtacttgaggatttttgcatcaatattcataaaGAATActgctttgtagttttcttttcttgtcatgtCTTCGTCTTTAGTATCAGGGtcatgctggcctcataaaattagttagaatttatttcctcctcttcaataTTTTGGAAGCATTTGAGAAGGACTGatgttaattctttttaaaatatttgttagaattCACCACTGAAGTCATTTGGTCTTAGGCTTTcctttgttgggagatttttgtttactaattcaatctcttcACTAGTTAtagatctattcagattttctatttctttataattcagTCTTGATAGACTGTGTATTTCTTGGAATTTCTCCATTTCATGGAGAATTATGTAAGTTATCCAATTGTTAGCATAAATTGTTCACACTACTCTCTTATTATCTTTCTATGTCAGAAAAAGGTTGGTAATTATTTCacactttcatttctaattttagttacttgcatctcctcttttcttcccttagTCAATATAGATAaacatttgtaaattttattgagcttttcaaaaaaccaagttggttttctgtttgtttgcttgcttgttt encodes the following:
- the CFAP107 gene encoding cilia- and flagella-associated protein 107, which gives rise to MFLTAVNPQPLSTPGWQIETKYSTKVLTGNWVEERRKFTRDTDKTPQSIYGKEYIPFPDHRPDQISRWYGKRKVEGLPYKHLITHHQEPPHRYLISTYDDHYNRHGYNPGLPPLRTWNGQKLLWLPEKSDFPLLAPPTNYGLYEQLKQRWLAPKAGLKQSTYTSSYPRPPSCAMSCREYAIPVPPHRLHPVPHF